A single genomic interval of Amycolatopsis albispora harbors:
- a CDS encoding SDR family oxidoreductase: MGAALSGKVAVVAGATRGASRAIAVELGRLGATVYVTGRTTRTERSEVDRPESIEDTAELVEDAGGKAIAVRVDHLESAQVASLAERVDREQGRLDILVNGLWGGDPYLEWEAPIWKHNLENGLRQLQLGVHSHLITSHHLLPLMIRQPGGLVVEMTDGTQEYNANYRKGATLPYYLAKANGHLLAIGQAAELEPYGCTAIGFTPGWLRSEAMLEGFGVTEENWRDACAEHPHFVISETPTFAGRTVAALAADPDRARFAGKTVSSGQLAKLYSINDVDGSRPDAWRYIEEVESVGKPADATGYR, encoded by the coding sequence ATGGGAGCAGCACTGTCGGGCAAGGTGGCGGTGGTCGCCGGGGCGACGCGTGGCGCGAGCCGGGCGATCGCGGTCGAACTGGGCCGCCTGGGGGCGACGGTGTACGTCACGGGGCGCACCACCAGGACCGAGCGGTCCGAAGTGGACCGGCCGGAGTCCATTGAGGACACCGCGGAGCTGGTGGAGGACGCCGGGGGCAAGGCGATCGCGGTGCGCGTCGACCACCTGGAGAGCGCGCAGGTGGCGTCGCTGGCGGAGCGGGTGGACCGGGAGCAGGGGCGGCTCGACATCCTGGTCAACGGCCTGTGGGGCGGTGACCCGTACCTGGAATGGGAGGCGCCGATCTGGAAGCACAACCTGGAGAACGGGTTGCGCCAGCTGCAGTTGGGTGTGCACTCGCACCTGATCACCAGCCACCACCTGCTGCCGCTGATGATCCGGCAGCCGGGTGGGCTGGTGGTCGAGATGACCGACGGCACGCAGGAGTACAACGCGAACTACCGCAAGGGGGCGACGCTGCCGTACTACCTGGCGAAGGCGAACGGGCACCTGCTGGCGATCGGGCAGGCGGCGGAGCTGGAACCGTACGGCTGCACGGCGATCGGCTTCACGCCGGGCTGGCTCCGCTCGGAGGCGATGCTGGAAGGATTCGGCGTCACGGAGGAAAACTGGCGGGACGCGTGTGCGGAGCACCCGCACTTCGTCATCTCGGAAACGCCGACGTTCGCCGGTCGCACGGTGGCGGCGCTGGCCGCCGACCCGGACCGGGCCAGGTTCGCGGGGAAGACGGTGAGCAGCGGCCAGCTGGCCAAGCTGTACTCGATCAACGACGTGGACGGCAGCAGGCCCGACGCGTGGCGCTACATCGAAGAGGTCGAGTCGGTAGGCAAACCCGCCGACGCCACCGGCTACCGGTAA
- a CDS encoding DedA family protein, with protein sequence MDLALLALFVIAVVPLLPTEVALIGLAATAAQQEESVLPVLVVAVTGCLVSDQLVYLAGARGTGLVDRLRRRPSVASGLHRLAETSERHPRAPLVLIRWLPGGGTIGALVAGALRWPFRHFLAASAIGVTLWCAYIATIGYLGGSLIDEPAVGLLASLAVAVGLGALLSLVDRVRQGRRGDLGV encoded by the coding sequence GTGGACCTTGCCCTGCTGGCGTTGTTCGTGATCGCGGTCGTGCCCCTGCTCCCGACCGAGGTCGCGTTGATCGGGCTGGCCGCGACGGCGGCGCAGCAGGAGGAGTCCGTGCTGCCGGTGCTCGTGGTCGCGGTGACCGGCTGCCTGGTCTCGGACCAGCTCGTCTACCTGGCCGGCGCGCGCGGTACCGGACTCGTCGACCGGCTGCGCCGAAGGCCCAGCGTGGCCAGCGGGCTCCACCGGCTGGCCGAAACGAGCGAACGCCACCCCCGTGCGCCGCTGGTGCTCATCCGCTGGCTGCCCGGCGGCGGCACGATCGGCGCGCTGGTCGCCGGGGCGCTGCGCTGGCCGTTCCGCCACTTCCTGGCCGCGTCGGCGATCGGGGTGACGCTCTGGTGCGCCTACATCGCCACCATTGGCTATCTCGGCGGCAGTCTGATCGACGAACCGGCCGTCGGATTACTGGCCTCGCTCGCCGTCGCCGTCGGGCTGGGCGCGTTGCTCAGCCTGGTCGACCGCGTCCGGCAGGGTCGCCGCGGCGACCTCGGCGTGTAG